Proteins co-encoded in one Ciconia boyciana chromosome 14, ASM3463844v1, whole genome shotgun sequence genomic window:
- the SS18L1 gene encoding calcium-responsive transactivator isoform X2, with product MSVAFASARPRGKGEVTQQTIQKMLDENHHLIQCIMDYQSKGKTAECTQYQQILHRNLVYLATIADSNQNMQSLLPAPPTQNINLGPGGMTQSASNQSLHSQSNLSDAIGTGLPPSSLMQSQISNVSMMHQQAATSHYNSAQGGSQHYQGQSSIAMMSQSNQGNSMMGQRPMGPYRASQQGSSQQYMGQEEYYSEQYSHGQGSSEPMNQQYYPDGHGDYAYQQSSYTEQSYDRSFDDSTQHYYEGGNSQYSQQQAGYQQGAAQQQTYSQQQYPNQQSYPGQQQGYGPAQGASSQYSSYQQGQGQQYGSYRASQTGPSAQQQRPYGYEQGQYGNYQQ from the exons ATGCTAGATGAAAATCACCACCTAATACAATGTATTATGGATTATCAGAGCAAGGGGAAAACTGCAGAATGTACTCA ATACCAACAAATCTTGCACAGAAACCTGGTTTACTTGGCAACAATAGCAGATTCTAACCAGAATATGCAGTCCTTGCTTCCTGCT CCACCAACGCAAAACATAAACTTGGGCCCAGGAGGAATGACTCAGAGTGCATCCAACCAATCTCTCCATTCACAGAGCAATCTCAGCGACGCAATTGGGACGggccttcctccttcctccctcatGCAGAGTCAGATTAGCAATG TCTCCATGATGCACCAGCAAGCAGCAACGTCACATTACAACTCAGCGCAAGGAGGGAGCCAGCATTACCAGGGGCAGTCCTCCATTGCCATGATGAGTCAGAGCAACCAAGGCAACAGCATGATGGGTCAGCGACCAATGGGCCCGTACAGAGCTTCACAGCAAG GTTCCTCGCAGCAGTACATGGGTCAGGAAGAATATTACAGTGAACAGTACAGTCATGGACAAGGCTCATCAGAACCTATGAATCAGCAATATTATCCGGATG GACATGGTGATTATGCCTATCAGCAGTCATCCTATACTGAGCAGAGCTATGACAGGTCATTTGACGACTCTACACAACACTATTATGAAGGAG GAAATTCTCAGtacagccagcagcaggcaggataCCAACAGGGAGCTGCACAACAGCAAACATATTCCCAGCAGCAATACCCAAATCAACAAAGCTACCCAGGACAACAGCAAGGATATG GTCCTGCACAAGGAGCCTCTTCACAGTATTCCAGCTACCAACAGGGACAGGGGCAGCAATATGGAAGTTACAGAGCTTCTCAGACAGGCCCATCCGCTCAGCAACAGAGGCCTTATGGCTATGAGCAG GGACAATATGGAAATTATCAGCAATAA
- the SS18L1 gene encoding calcium-responsive transactivator isoform X1: MSVAFASARPRGKGEVTQQTIQKMLDENHHLIQCIMDYQSKGKTAECTQYQQILHRNLVYLATIADSNQNMQSLLPAPPTQNINLGPGGMTQSASNQSLHSQSNLSDAIGTGLPPSSLMQSQISNGPNHVSMQQSGQNTMPTTSLSMTVSSHGTGPGYSHTVPASQNVPMQGQGSIGNYVSRTNINMQSNPVSMMHQQAATSHYNSAQGGSQHYQGQSSIAMMSQSNQGNSMMGQRPMGPYRASQQGSSQQYMGQEEYYSEQYSHGQGSSEPMNQQYYPDGHGDYAYQQSSYTEQSYDRSFDDSTQHYYEGGNSQYSQQQAGYQQGAAQQQTYSQQQYPNQQSYPGQQQGYGPAQGASSQYSSYQQGQGQQYGSYRASQTGPSAQQQRPYGYEQGQYGNYQQ; the protein is encoded by the exons ATGCTAGATGAAAATCACCACCTAATACAATGTATTATGGATTATCAGAGCAAGGGGAAAACTGCAGAATGTACTCA ATACCAACAAATCTTGCACAGAAACCTGGTTTACTTGGCAACAATAGCAGATTCTAACCAGAATATGCAGTCCTTGCTTCCTGCT CCACCAACGCAAAACATAAACTTGGGCCCAGGAGGAATGACTCAGAGTGCATCCAACCAATCTCTCCATTCACAGAGCAATCTCAGCGACGCAATTGGGACGggccttcctccttcctccctcatGCAGAGTCAGATTAGCAATG GTCCTAATCACGTGTCTATGCAGCAGTCAGGCCAGAACACTATGCCCACGACCTCTCTGAGTATGACTGTCAGCAGTCATGGAACTGGGCCTGGTTATAGCCATACAGTGCCTGCATCTCAGAATGTGCCAATGCAAGGCCAGGGGTCAATAGGCAATTATGTCTCTCGAACAAACATCAACATGCAGTCTAATCCAG TCTCCATGATGCACCAGCAAGCAGCAACGTCACATTACAACTCAGCGCAAGGAGGGAGCCAGCATTACCAGGGGCAGTCCTCCATTGCCATGATGAGTCAGAGCAACCAAGGCAACAGCATGATGGGTCAGCGACCAATGGGCCCGTACAGAGCTTCACAGCAAG GTTCCTCGCAGCAGTACATGGGTCAGGAAGAATATTACAGTGAACAGTACAGTCATGGACAAGGCTCATCAGAACCTATGAATCAGCAATATTATCCGGATG GACATGGTGATTATGCCTATCAGCAGTCATCCTATACTGAGCAGAGCTATGACAGGTCATTTGACGACTCTACACAACACTATTATGAAGGAG GAAATTCTCAGtacagccagcagcaggcaggataCCAACAGGGAGCTGCACAACAGCAAACATATTCCCAGCAGCAATACCCAAATCAACAAAGCTACCCAGGACAACAGCAAGGATATG GTCCTGCACAAGGAGCCTCTTCACAGTATTCCAGCTACCAACAGGGACAGGGGCAGCAATATGGAAGTTACAGAGCTTCTCAGACAGGCCCATCCGCTCAGCAACAGAGGCCTTATGGCTATGAGCAG GGACAATATGGAAATTATCAGCAATAA
- the MTG2 gene encoding mitochondrial ribosome-associated GTPase 2 isoform X2, producing the protein MLPRCWAVLGGRPPWRPALLLLSPVPLPVGGRQPTFSTTCARCSKNRRLRQKRVISERKLTRYFVDHRKVRVVGGQGGGGGHSFYSEPRKIFGGPDGGNGGDGGHVILKADQQVKSLSSVLPFYRGFHGEKGGSKNCYGANGAYVYVKVPVGTLVKEDGKVVADLTQHGEPGQERVLHLELKTTAHAGLVGFPNAGKSSLLRAISRAKPAVAAYPFTTLNPHVGIVHYQDYEQIAVADIPGLIKGAHRNRGLGMAFLRHIERCRFLLYVVDLSVSQPWIQLQDLKYELEQYKKGLSERPCVVIGNKIDLAQSRINLPLLKEQIDDRVIALSALTGDNLEELFLHLRELYDNYVKTEQSRGQSPVKW; encoded by the exons ATGCTGCCGCGGTGCTGGGCCGTGCTGGGCGGCCGGCCCCCGTGGAGGCCGGCCCTCCTTCTCCTCAGCCCGGTGCCGCTGCCGGTGGGGGGCCGGCAGCCGACTTTCTCCACAACTTGCGCGAGGTGCTCAAAGAACAGGCGGCTGAGGCAAAAAAGAGTCATTTCGGAAAGGAAACTG ACACGCTATTTCGTGGATCACCGTAAAGTGCGTGTGGttggaggacaaggaggaggaggaggtcatTCTTTTTATAGTGaacccagaaaaatatttggaggTCCTGATGGTGGAAATGGAGGTGATGGGGGTCATGTCATTTTGAAAG CTGACCAGCAAGTGAAGTCACTTTCTTCAGTCCTCCCTTTCTATCGGGGTTTTcatggagagaaaggaggaagcaaaAACTGTTACGGAGCTAATGGTGCATACGTGTATGTTAAA GTCCCTGTAGGTACATTGGTTAAGGAGGATGGGAAAGTTGTGGCTGACCTCACTCAACATG GAGAGCCAGGACAGGAAAGGGTTCTCCATCTGGAACTCAAGACAACAGCTCATGCAGGATTG GTGGGCTTTCCCAATGCTGGCAAATCATCGCTTTTGAGAGCAATCTCCAGGGCAAAGCCAGCAGTGGCTGCCTACCCATTCACAACCCTAAATCCCCATGTCGGGATTGTCCACTATCAAGACTATGAACAAATAGCAG TTGCTGACATTCCTGGCCTAATAAAAGGTGCTCATCGAAACAGGGGCCTCGGGATGGCCTTCCTAAGGCATATTGAACGCTGCCGCTTTCTCTTGTACGTGGTGGATCTCTCAGTGTCTCAGCCATGGATTCAGCTGCAAGACTTAAAATATGAACTGGAACAATATAAAAAAGGATTGTCTGAGAGGCCTTGTGTTGTCATCGGGAATAAGATTGACCTTGCTCAGTCCAGGATCAATCTGCCACTCCTTAAAGAACAGATAGATGACCGGGTCATTGCATTGTCTGCATTGACAGGAGACAATCTAGAGGAACTGTTCTTGCATTTGAGAGAACTGTACGACAATTATGTGAAGACAGAACAATCACGAGGGCAAAGCCCGGTCAAGTGGTAG
- the MTG2 gene encoding mitochondrial ribosome-associated GTPase 2 isoform X1, giving the protein MLPRCWAVLGGRPPWRPALLLLSPVPLPVGGRQPTFSTTCARCSKNRRLRQKRVISERKLTRYFVDHRKVRVVGGQGGGGGHSFYSEPRKIFGGPDGGNGGDGGHVILKADQQVKSLSSVLPFYRGFHGEKGGSKNCYGANGAYVYVKVPVGTLVKEDGKVVADLTQHGEEYVAAYGGAGGKGNRFFLSNENRAPTLFTPGEPGQERVLHLELKTTAHAGLVGFPNAGKSSLLRAISRAKPAVAAYPFTTLNPHVGIVHYQDYEQIAVADIPGLIKGAHRNRGLGMAFLRHIERCRFLLYVVDLSVSQPWIQLQDLKYELEQYKKGLSERPCVVIGNKIDLAQSRINLPLLKEQIDDRVIALSALTGDNLEELFLHLRELYDNYVKTEQSRGQSPVKW; this is encoded by the exons ATGCTGCCGCGGTGCTGGGCCGTGCTGGGCGGCCGGCCCCCGTGGAGGCCGGCCCTCCTTCTCCTCAGCCCGGTGCCGCTGCCGGTGGGGGGCCGGCAGCCGACTTTCTCCACAACTTGCGCGAGGTGCTCAAAGAACAGGCGGCTGAGGCAAAAAAGAGTCATTTCGGAAAGGAAACTG ACACGCTATTTCGTGGATCACCGTAAAGTGCGTGTGGttggaggacaaggaggaggaggaggtcatTCTTTTTATAGTGaacccagaaaaatatttggaggTCCTGATGGTGGAAATGGAGGTGATGGGGGTCATGTCATTTTGAAAG CTGACCAGCAAGTGAAGTCACTTTCTTCAGTCCTCCCTTTCTATCGGGGTTTTcatggagagaaaggaggaagcaaaAACTGTTACGGAGCTAATGGTGCATACGTGTATGTTAAA GTCCCTGTAGGTACATTGGTTAAGGAGGATGGGAAAGTTGTGGCTGACCTCACTCAACATGGTGAAGAATATGTTGCAGCTtatggaggagctggagggaaaGGTAAtcgtttttttctttccaatgaaAACCGAGCTCCAACATTATTTACTCCAGGAGAGCCAGGACAGGAAAGGGTTCTCCATCTGGAACTCAAGACAACAGCTCATGCAGGATTG GTGGGCTTTCCCAATGCTGGCAAATCATCGCTTTTGAGAGCAATCTCCAGGGCAAAGCCAGCAGTGGCTGCCTACCCATTCACAACCCTAAATCCCCATGTCGGGATTGTCCACTATCAAGACTATGAACAAATAGCAG TTGCTGACATTCCTGGCCTAATAAAAGGTGCTCATCGAAACAGGGGCCTCGGGATGGCCTTCCTAAGGCATATTGAACGCTGCCGCTTTCTCTTGTACGTGGTGGATCTCTCAGTGTCTCAGCCATGGATTCAGCTGCAAGACTTAAAATATGAACTGGAACAATATAAAAAAGGATTGTCTGAGAGGCCTTGTGTTGTCATCGGGAATAAGATTGACCTTGCTCAGTCCAGGATCAATCTGCCACTCCTTAAAGAACAGATAGATGACCGGGTCATTGCATTGTCTGCATTGACAGGAGACAATCTAGAGGAACTGTTCTTGCATTTGAGAGAACTGTACGACAATTATGTGAAGACAGAACAATCACGAGGGCAAAGCCCGGTCAAGTGGTAG